A section of the Agrococcus sp. SGAir0287 genome encodes:
- a CDS encoding cation transporter translates to MSAGTLTEARRSTLHRRVRFIVGFTITYNVIEAIVAIWAGSMASSAALIGFGLDSIVEVLSAAAVAWQFTRKNPERWEKATVRAIGIAFFALAAYVIIDAVLTLTGVEEVDHSPLGIGIATLSLLVMPALAWFEFRTGRELGSRSVQADAKQLLLCIYLSGTVLIGLLLNLLFGWMWADSVAALIVAGLAIREGIEAWRGDVESPFEVLGELEAKND, encoded by the coding sequence ATGAGCGCGGGGACGCTGACCGAGGCACGACGGAGCACCCTGCATCGCCGCGTGCGGTTCATCGTCGGCTTCACGATCACCTACAACGTCATCGAGGCGATCGTCGCGATATGGGCGGGCTCGATGGCCTCCTCGGCCGCGCTGATCGGGTTCGGGCTTGATTCGATCGTCGAGGTGCTCTCCGCGGCCGCAGTCGCGTGGCAGTTCACACGCAAGAATCCGGAACGGTGGGAGAAGGCCACCGTCCGCGCGATCGGCATCGCATTCTTCGCCCTCGCCGCCTACGTCATCATCGACGCGGTCCTCACGCTGACCGGCGTGGAAGAGGTTGACCACAGCCCGCTCGGCATCGGCATCGCCACCCTCAGCCTGCTCGTCATGCCGGCGCTCGCCTGGTTCGAGTTCCGCACCGGCCGCGAGCTCGGCTCGCGCAGCGTGCAAGCGGACGCCAAGCAATTGCTCCTCTGCATTTACCTGTCGGGCACGGTGCTCATCGGCCTGCTGCTCAACCTGCTCTTCGGCTGGATGTGGGCAGATTCCGTGGCTGCCCTCATCGTCGCTGGGCTCGCGATCCGCGAAGGCATCGAGGCGTGGCGCGGCGATGTCGAATCGCCCTTCGAAGTCCTGGGCGAGCTCGAAGCGAAGAACGACTAG
- the cmtR gene encoding Cd(II)/Pb(II)-sensing metalloregulatory transcriptional regulator CmtR, whose translation MPTIANRLDVMHRLGRAMADPTRSRILLTLLQGPNYPAVLARALELTRSNVSNHLACLRDCGIVVTEPEGRQTRYEIADPHLARALTALVEVTLAVDEQAPCLDPECSVPGCCESVR comes from the coding sequence GTGCCGACTATTGCGAACCGACTGGACGTCATGCATCGGCTGGGCCGGGCGATGGCGGATCCGACCCGCTCACGCATCTTGCTGACCTTGCTGCAAGGACCGAACTATCCCGCGGTCCTTGCGCGCGCGCTCGAGCTGACGCGCTCGAACGTATCGAATCATCTCGCCTGCCTACGTGATTGCGGCATCGTCGTGACCGAGCCTGAGGGCCGCCAGACGCGGTACGAGATCGCCGACCCGCACCTCGCACGGGCGCTGACTGCGCTGGTCGAGGTGACATTGGCCGTGGACGAGCAAGCGCCATGCCTCGACCCGGAGTGTTCGGTCCCCGGCTGCTGCGAGTCGGTCCGATGA
- a CDS encoding LysR family transcriptional regulator, with protein sequence MATRRLTDHVLDLDTLEVLRAVGSTRSLSAAARELGVTQQAVSARIRVAERLVGVPLVVRSSTGSTTTDAGRRLVELAEPVLHAARALDECVAALRAPRGELAVAASHTIAELLMPKWLSELRRSFPDVSVRLTAANSTTVIELVRHGRVDVGFIEGSTAPADLATLPLLDDELVLVATLDHPWTEEQPVAPVDIAATPLLMREPGSGTRATIEAWFAHMGLAPAAPAAELETTAIIRATARAGVAPAVLSLRSAEPDLATGELARIAHSGDPILRTFTAIWTGERSPAARAFTNLARALA encoded by the coding sequence GTGGCAACGCGCAGGCTCACCGACCATGTTCTCGATCTCGACACCCTCGAGGTGCTCCGCGCCGTCGGCAGCACGCGATCGCTCTCCGCAGCGGCACGCGAGCTCGGCGTCACGCAGCAGGCGGTGTCCGCCCGCATCCGCGTCGCGGAACGCCTCGTCGGAGTGCCACTCGTCGTGCGCTCGTCGACAGGATCGACGACCACCGATGCGGGCCGTCGACTCGTCGAGCTCGCGGAGCCTGTCCTGCACGCCGCGCGGGCCCTGGACGAGTGCGTCGCGGCGCTCCGAGCGCCGCGCGGGGAGCTCGCCGTCGCCGCGTCTCACACGATCGCCGAGCTGCTGATGCCAAAGTGGCTGTCCGAGCTGCGCCGTTCCTTCCCAGACGTCTCGGTGCGTCTCACGGCCGCCAACTCGACCACCGTGATCGAGCTGGTCCGGCATGGCCGCGTCGACGTCGGCTTCATCGAGGGGTCCACCGCACCCGCCGACCTCGCCACGCTGCCGCTCCTCGATGACGAGCTGGTCCTCGTCGCGACATTGGACCACCCTTGGACCGAGGAGCAGCCCGTCGCTCCAGTAGACATTGCAGCGACGCCGCTGCTGATGCGCGAACCTGGCTCCGGGACACGCGCCACCATCGAAGCCTGGTTCGCCCACATGGGGCTCGCGCCCGCGGCGCCCGCAGCAGAGCTCGAGACGACCGCGATCATCCGGGCCACCGCACGCGCAGGTGTCGCCCCGGCGGTACTCAGCCTCAGATCCGCCGAGCCCGACCTCGCTACCGGAGAGCTGGCCCGCATCGCGCACTCCGGGGACCCGATCCTGCGCACGTTCACCGCCATCTGGACAGGAGAGCGATCGCCCGCAGCTCGAGCCTTCACGAACCTCGCACGCGCCCTTGCGTGA
- a CDS encoding TDT family transporter, producing MISTEHSKLPQEPAGQTLREPARAQRTLLRALEHPGEIVSNLTPNWFASIMGTGIVAVAAASLPVQVPGLRTAATVVWALSALLLVALTIATVLHWVRYRSTAARHHLHPVISHFYGAPAMAFLTVGAGTLLLGSDWIGMEAAIAIDLVLWTVGTVAGLATAVLVPFLAFTRHDYAPESAFGGWLMPIVPPMVSASTGALLLPHTPAGQLRETLLWACYGFFGLSLIASLVVITLIWNRLVQHKVGPAGMVPTLWIVLGPVGQSITAVNLLATNASSVVDDHTVHALTIVALVYGFAMLGFALLWATIAAAITIRTAREHLPFSLTWWSFTFPVGTCVTGLNGLALHSGLVLVQVLAVAAYVALVAAWLIVAVRTFHGSVIHGTLLAPPRTA from the coding sequence GTGATCTCGACTGAGCATTCGAAGCTGCCGCAGGAGCCCGCCGGGCAGACGCTGCGCGAGCCGGCGCGTGCGCAGCGGACGCTGCTGCGCGCACTCGAGCATCCCGGCGAGATCGTCTCGAACCTCACGCCGAACTGGTTCGCATCGATCATGGGCACGGGCATCGTGGCGGTCGCGGCGGCGTCCCTGCCGGTGCAGGTACCTGGCCTGCGGACCGCGGCGACCGTGGTGTGGGCGCTCAGCGCGCTGCTGCTCGTGGCCCTGACGATCGCGACCGTGCTGCACTGGGTGCGCTATCGGTCGACGGCGGCACGGCATCACCTGCACCCGGTGATCTCGCACTTCTACGGCGCGCCGGCGATGGCGTTCCTCACCGTCGGTGCCGGCACGCTGCTGCTCGGCTCGGACTGGATCGGCATGGAGGCTGCGATCGCGATCGACTTGGTGCTCTGGACCGTCGGGACGGTCGCGGGACTGGCCACGGCCGTGCTCGTGCCGTTCCTCGCCTTCACCCGCCACGACTACGCACCGGAGTCAGCGTTCGGGGGATGGTTGATGCCGATCGTGCCGCCGATGGTGTCAGCCTCGACGGGCGCGCTGCTGCTGCCGCACACGCCGGCGGGGCAGCTGCGCGAGACGCTGCTCTGGGCCTGCTACGGCTTCTTCGGGCTGAGCCTCATCGCTTCGCTCGTCGTCATCACGCTCATCTGGAACCGACTCGTGCAGCACAAGGTCGGACCCGCCGGCATGGTCCCGACGCTGTGGATCGTGCTCGGACCCGTCGGCCAGTCGATCACGGCCGTCAACCTGCTCGCCACGAACGCCTCCAGCGTCGTCGACGACCACACGGTGCACGCACTGACCATCGTGGCGCTCGTCTACGGATTCGCGATGCTCGGCTTCGCGCTCCTCTGGGCAACCATCGCCGCCGCCATCACGATCCGCACCGCCCGCGAGCATCTACCGTTCAGCCTCACCTGGTGGTCGTTCACGTTCCCCGTCGGCACCTGCGTCACCGGTCTCAACGGGCTCGCGCTGCACTCCGGACTCGTGCTCGTGCAGGTCCTCGCAGTCGCCGCCTACGTCGCGCTCGTCGCAGCCTGGCTGATCGTCGCCGTGCGCACGTTCCACGGATCCGTCATCCACGGCACCCTCCTGGCACCACCGAGGACCGCATGA
- a CDS encoding uracil-DNA glycosylase family protein has protein sequence MNDETDFGPIEALDALAARWRTDSTGAPRFVPGFDPRSGGARSRVLVLMESPGPATIAAGAAAICSEDNTGPTAAALRDARHAVGLPRSWMLRWNLIPWQVHGRATVAEREAGRAALAELLDTLPYLRVIVTFGTIALDGVMRHFTLADDPTVVPVLAAPHPSPANGRHRHEQRTRAEHALALACEIARRGDGD, from the coding sequence ATGAACGACGAGACCGACTTCGGACCGATCGAAGCCCTCGACGCGCTCGCCGCGCGATGGCGCACCGACTCGACGGGCGCGCCCCGATTCGTGCCCGGCTTCGACCCGCGCTCCGGAGGTGCTCGCAGCCGCGTCCTCGTGCTCATGGAGTCGCCGGGACCGGCGACCATCGCCGCGGGCGCAGCGGCGATCTGCAGCGAGGACAACACCGGCCCGACCGCGGCTGCGCTGCGAGACGCCCGCCACGCCGTGGGCCTCCCGCGCTCATGGATGCTGCGGTGGAACCTCATCCCGTGGCAGGTGCACGGTCGCGCGACCGTTGCAGAGCGAGAAGCCGGGCGCGCAGCACTCGCCGAACTCCTCGACACGTTGCCATACCTGCGCGTTATCGTGACCTTCGGCACCATCGCGTTGGACGGCGTCATGCGCCACTTCACCCTCGCCGACGACCCCACCGTCGTCCCCGTGCTCGCGGCCCCGCATCCGTCGCCCGCCAACGGGCGCCACCGCCACGAGCAGCGCACCCGCGCAGAGCATGCGCTGGCGCTCGCATGCGAGATCGCGAGGCGAGGCGATGGTGACTGA
- a CDS encoding fluoride efflux transporter FluC, with amino-acid sequence MSTDPIVQSPLDSDQEPAPRHGRPSLRHASLVFAGGTIGAGARAGVTLWTPEAAALTTVVAINVAGAFALGVLLERLSMRGPDVGRPRDVRMLLGTGVLGGFTTYSAIAVDAAQLAAVGPLSLILFALGQTVLGVAAAWLGIRLAGRRAA; translated from the coding sequence ATGAGCACCGACCCCATCGTCCAGAGTCCGCTCGACTCGGACCAGGAGCCCGCTCCGCGGCATGGGCGACCGTCGTTGCGACATGCGTCGCTCGTCTTCGCAGGTGGCACGATCGGCGCCGGTGCTCGCGCGGGCGTGACGCTATGGACGCCCGAGGCGGCGGCGCTGACGACCGTCGTCGCGATCAACGTCGCAGGAGCCTTCGCCCTCGGCGTCCTGCTCGAGCGACTGAGCATGCGAGGTCCCGACGTCGGCCGACCCCGAGACGTGCGCATGCTCCTCGGCACAGGCGTGCTGGGAGGATTCACCACTTACAGCGCCATCGCGGTCGACGCCGCGCAGCTCGCGGCAGTCGGCCCCCTGTCGCTGATCCTGTTCGCGCTGGGCCAGACCGTGCTTGGCGTCGCAGCAGCATGGCTCGGCATCCGTCTCGCAGGACGCAGGGCAGCATGA
- a CDS encoding fluoride efflux transporter FluC → MTALLVALTAFAGGAGAASRYLVDAAITARTRLRFPIATAVINLTGSAALGVVTGLAGANAVGAEATTIIGVGFLGGYTTFSTTTVEIVRLLLDRKPLSALANSVGLLVGGIALAAAGLALGLGLALGSG, encoded by the coding sequence ATGACCGCACTGCTGGTGGCACTCACCGCTTTCGCCGGCGGTGCAGGCGCGGCATCGCGCTACCTCGTCGATGCCGCCATCACCGCCCGCACTCGCCTACGCTTCCCGATCGCGACGGCCGTCATCAACCTCACCGGATCGGCCGCTCTCGGCGTAGTCACCGGCCTCGCAGGCGCGAACGCCGTCGGCGCAGAGGCCACCACGATCATCGGCGTCGGCTTCCTCGGCGGATACACGACCTTCAGCACGACGACCGTCGAGATCGTCCGTCTCCTGCTCGACCGCAAGCCGCTGTCCGCGCTCGCGAACAGCGTCGGCCTGCTCGTGGGAGGCATCGCCCTCGCCGCTGCCGGCCTCGCGCTCGGACTCGGACTCGCTCTCGGCAGCGGCTGA
- a CDS encoding sigma-70 family RNA polymerase sigma factor — translation MEDPVTSNRDDAIDAAAGVDAALVRLRDLHAGPLWRYVVSLTGSTADADDVVQETLIRAWRHDSLLKDPPEAVRGWLFTVARNQVVDRARRAGRRPERPLSDRDDVLLSAQDDAVLDAMLLRDAIASLSEQHREVIVRAYYGGHSVAQLSEVLGVAEGTVKSRLHYGMRALRLAFQERGITR, via the coding sequence ATGGAGGATCCCGTGACATCGAACCGAGACGACGCGATCGATGCTGCTGCTGGCGTCGATGCTGCGCTCGTCCGACTCCGGGACCTCCATGCTGGACCGCTCTGGCGCTACGTGGTCTCGCTGACGGGGTCCACGGCTGACGCCGACGACGTCGTCCAGGAGACGCTCATCCGCGCGTGGAGGCACGACAGCCTCCTGAAGGATCCGCCCGAGGCTGTGCGTGGATGGCTCTTCACCGTCGCGCGCAACCAGGTCGTCGATCGAGCTCGCCGGGCGGGCAGGCGGCCCGAGCGTCCGCTGTCGGATCGAGACGACGTGCTCCTCTCGGCCCAAGACGACGCAGTGCTCGACGCGATGCTCTTGCGCGATGCGATCGCGTCGTTGTCCGAACAGCACCGCGAGGTCATCGTGCGCGCGTATTACGGAGGACACTCGGTCGCGCAACTGAGCGAGGTGCTCGGTGTCGCAGAAGGCACGGTGAAGTCACGACTGCATTACGGCATGCGCGCGCTACGGCTCGCCTTCCAGGAAAGGGGGATCACCCGATGA
- a CDS encoding anti-sigma factor family protein produces the protein MNDHDRFADWDAAYVLGVLSSGERHEFEAHLATCEICTRAVSELAAMPGLLSRAAYAETTADPPGDLLTHASLRTARRRRRRRPRRAVAAVAAALVATTVIVVGVWVGARDAPTDLAVAMAPVTDTSMTADVSLQRVPWGTRIALECDYPTGQSWSGPDGLWTYELVVVDLDGHAASVSSWSAVPGASITLPAGTALDLADIATIIIRSASGSDVLVANVDSP, from the coding sequence ATGAACGACCATGACCGGTTCGCCGACTGGGATGCGGCCTATGTGCTCGGTGTGCTGTCATCGGGGGAGCGGCACGAGTTCGAAGCGCACCTCGCGACGTGCGAGATCTGCACGCGCGCCGTCTCAGAGCTCGCCGCGATGCCAGGGTTGCTCTCGCGTGCAGCGTACGCGGAGACGACCGCGGATCCGCCCGGCGACCTCCTGACGCACGCATCGCTGCGGACGGCGCGGCGCCGACGACGTCGTCGTCCACGGCGCGCGGTCGCCGCAGTCGCAGCTGCGTTGGTCGCGACGACCGTGATCGTCGTCGGCGTCTGGGTCGGTGCGCGCGATGCTCCGACAGACCTCGCCGTCGCGATGGCGCCCGTGACCGACACCAGCATGACCGCAGACGTGTCGTTGCAGCGAGTCCCGTGGGGAACACGCATCGCCCTCGAGTGCGACTACCCGACGGGGCAATCGTGGTCGGGGCCTGACGGGCTGTGGACCTACGAGCTCGTGGTCGTCGACCTCGACGGTCATGCCGCGAGCGTCTCTTCCTGGTCCGCCGTGCCGGGAGCCAGCATCACGCTGCCTGCCGGGACAGCGCTCGACCTCGCCGACATCGCCACGATCATCATCCGCAGCGCGTCGGGCTCCGACGTCTTGGTGGCGAATGTCGACAGCCCGTGA
- a CDS encoding COG4315 family predicted lipoprotein → MQHRTGIAVAAAALAALALAACSSTASDDAPADPASTGTDAPTDAFTLETTETDLGTIVVDGDGAVVYQFDSDEQGSGSSTCEGNCADMWPAVPGSDDVQLDGVTGEVGTITGVDGEPQLTLDGWPLYYFAQDAEPGDTLGQGVMDVWWVVDPTGTPIR, encoded by the coding sequence ATGCAGCACAGGACCGGAATCGCCGTCGCCGCCGCGGCCCTCGCCGCGCTGGCGCTCGCCGCATGCTCGAGCACCGCCAGCGACGACGCACCGGCGGACCCCGCATCGACCGGCACTGACGCACCGACGGACGCGTTCACGCTCGAGACGACCGAGACCGATCTCGGCACGATCGTCGTGGATGGCGACGGGGCCGTCGTGTACCAGTTCGACTCCGACGAGCAGGGCTCGGGGTCCTCGACCTGCGAGGGCAACTGCGCCGACATGTGGCCTGCCGTGCCGGGCAGCGACGACGTGCAGCTCGACGGCGTCACGGGGGAGGTCGGCACGATCACCGGCGTGGACGGAGAGCCGCAGCTCACGCTCGACGGCTGGCCGCTCTACTACTTCGCGCAGGACGCCGAGCCCGGCGACACCCTCGGCCAGGGCGTCATGGACGTGTGGTGGGTCGTGGACCCCACGGGCACGCCGATCCGCTGA
- a CDS encoding nucleotide-binding domain-containing protein, translated as MRCDEITKALNKDFRGIESSTDHKLMVGSYGRWTAIRGVSDLDLLFIAPASLRSDYDKDGGAARILQRTKRAIQNRYPATTVRVDRLVVVVEFTSFSFDVQPVFANDDDSYSYPDTYSDAWKVTKPRAEIRAIREENETARGNLRRLCRMTRSWKNKHGVVMGGLLIDTLASRFFKAEPDWAAEGSDGFGLMCEAFFDFLAQEPDHEFYAAIGSGQRVKVKKRFQPAAADARDLASIAIGARDQRNEYAKWRAVFGRSVPKIQHAGEEASFSKFRHTEEFVEDRFPVDIRASLEIDCTVTQDGFRPQFLRTLLRKALPLRPRKKLQFTIVECTVVEPYDVRWKVLNRGTEAERRDCIRGTLVEANEGRDRTEYTVFRGEHVVECYIIKTGVVVARSSIEVPISGS; from the coding sequence TTGCGGTGCGACGAGATCACCAAGGCGCTGAACAAGGACTTCCGCGGCATCGAGAGTTCGACCGATCACAAATTGATGGTCGGCTCCTACGGCCGTTGGACCGCCATCCGGGGCGTGTCCGATCTTGACCTGCTTTTCATCGCGCCCGCGTCGCTCCGAAGCGACTACGACAAGGACGGCGGGGCGGCGCGCATCCTGCAACGGACAAAACGAGCGATCCAGAACCGCTACCCCGCGACGACCGTCCGCGTCGACCGACTCGTCGTCGTCGTCGAGTTCACCTCGTTCTCCTTCGACGTGCAGCCCGTGTTCGCGAATGACGACGACTCCTACTCGTACCCGGACACCTACTCCGACGCCTGGAAGGTGACGAAGCCCCGCGCCGAGATCAGAGCCATTCGGGAGGAGAACGAGACAGCGCGCGGCAACCTTCGCAGGCTGTGCCGAATGACCCGTTCCTGGAAGAACAAGCACGGTGTCGTCATGGGCGGGCTGCTGATCGACACCCTCGCGTCACGATTCTTCAAGGCGGAGCCAGACTGGGCCGCGGAGGGCTCCGACGGATTCGGCCTCATGTGCGAGGCGTTCTTCGACTTCCTCGCGCAGGAACCCGACCACGAGTTTTACGCGGCAATCGGCAGCGGCCAGCGCGTCAAGGTCAAGAAGCGCTTCCAGCCGGCGGCAGCCGACGCGCGCGATCTTGCCAGCATCGCTATCGGAGCTCGTGACCAGAGGAACGAGTACGCCAAGTGGCGAGCTGTCTTTGGCCGCTCCGTACCGAAGATCCAGCACGCTGGCGAGGAAGCTTCGTTCTCGAAGTTTCGCCACACCGAGGAGTTCGTCGAGGATCGGTTCCCCGTCGACATCCGCGCGTCGCTCGAGATCGACTGCACCGTCACGCAGGACGGATTTCGGCCCCAGTTCCTGCGGACGCTGCTCCGGAAGGCCCTACCTCTGCGCCCGCGGAAGAAGCTGCAGTTCACCATCGTGGAATGCACGGTGGTGGAGCCGTATGACGTTCGATGGAAGGTCCTCAACCGCGGCACCGAGGCGGAACGACGAGACTGCATCCGCGGCACGCTCGTCGAAGCCAACGAGGGGCGTGATCGTACGGAGTACACCGTGTTCAGAGGCGAGCACGTCGTCGAGTGCTACATCATCAAGACCGGTGTGGTCGTCGCGCGCTCCTCAATCGAGGTACCGATTTCAGGCAGCTAG
- a CDS encoding SLATT domain-containing protein → MGTSTPGERDFLLAQARELYGRVVYSHKAHEKQADIYDARHRRFQWCKVSLAAASSGTFLAALAGVFLEAQISSLVISFVALLLSAATLAGDTFEYGEATQRHRDCAARLWSVRESYLSLIVTLQSSGADLPAARERRDDLQAELKEAYGNAPRTSPRAYRKAQRGLQNQGDISFDPGELDRLLPEQLRQGRDDADV, encoded by the coding sequence ATGGGGACTTCGACTCCCGGCGAACGGGACTTCCTGCTGGCCCAGGCCCGCGAGCTCTACGGCCGGGTCGTGTACTCGCACAAGGCTCATGAGAAGCAAGCCGACATCTACGACGCGCGGCACCGACGCTTTCAGTGGTGCAAGGTGAGCCTCGCTGCCGCAAGCTCCGGGACTTTCTTGGCGGCCTTGGCTGGCGTTTTCCTCGAGGCTCAGATCTCCTCGCTGGTGATCTCGTTCGTCGCGCTTCTCCTATCAGCTGCAACCCTCGCCGGGGATACCTTCGAGTACGGCGAGGCAACGCAAAGGCACCGGGATTGTGCCGCGCGCCTGTGGAGCGTGCGGGAGTCCTATCTCTCGCTTATCGTGACTCTGCAGTCGAGCGGCGCCGATCTTCCTGCGGCTCGCGAGCGGAGAGACGATCTTCAGGCCGAGCTCAAGGAGGCGTACGGCAACGCGCCGCGCACCTCCCCTCGCGCGTATCGCAAGGCTCAGCGAGGCTTGCAGAATCAGGGAGACATCAGCTTCGATCCAGGCGAACTCGACCGCCTTCTGCCAGAGCAGCTTCGACAGGGCCGTGATGACGCAGACGTCTGA
- a CDS encoding helix-turn-helix domain-containing protein: MASWRLPELMARAGYRRTSDLVKPLAARGVVLSRSQVYRLTRDPDRVSLRVLAALCDIFGVGVEELITLGPPGEG, from the coding sequence GTGGCGTCGTGGCGGTTGCCCGAGCTCATGGCGCGTGCCGGCTACCGCCGCACGAGTGACCTGGTCAAGCCGCTCGCGGCCCGAGGCGTCGTGCTGTCGCGTTCTCAGGTCTATCGCCTCACACGGGATCCAGATCGAGTCTCGCTGCGTGTGCTCGCTGCGCTGTGCGACATCTTCGGCGTCGGAGTCGAAGAGTTGATCACCCTCGGCCCACCGGGCGAAGGCTGA